From a region of the Paralichthys olivaceus isolate ysfri-2021 chromosome 4, ASM2471397v2, whole genome shotgun sequence genome:
- the abhd17b gene encoding alpha/beta hydrolase domain-containing protein 17B — MNHLSISELCCLFCCPPCPSKIASKLAFLPPEPTYSLMCDESGGRWTLHLSERADWQYSAREKDAIECFMTRTSRGNRIACMFVRCSPSAQYTLLFSHGNAVDLGQMSSFYIGLGSRINCNVFSYDYSGYGASSGKPSEKNLYADVDAAWQALRSRYGIRPESVIVYGQSIGTVPSVDLASRYESAAVVLHSPLTSGMRVAFPDTKKTYCFDAFPNIDKISKVTSPVLVIHGTEDEVIDFSHGLALYERCQRPVEPLWVEGAGHNDVELYGQYLERLKQFVAHELVNL, encoded by the exons ATGAATCACCTATCCATCAGTGAGCTATGCTGCCTGTTCTGCTGTCCACCATGCCCCAGTAAGATTGCCTCCAAGCTGGCCTTCCTGCCCCCAGAGCCCACCTACAGCCTCATGTGCGACGAGAGCGGCGGCCGATGGACGCTGCATCTCTCTGAGCGCGCAGACTGGCAGTACTCGGCTCGTGAGAAGGACGCCATCGAGTGTTTCATGACGCGCACCTCGAGAGGGAATCGCATTGCCTGTATGTTTGTCCGCTGCTCTCCCAGCGCCCAGTACACTCTATTATTCTCCCACGGAAACGCAGTGGACTTGGGCCAGATGAGCAGCTTCTACATCGGCCTTGGCTCGCGGATCAACTGCAACGTCTTCTCGTACGACTACTCAGGTTACGGGGCCAGTTCTGGGAAGCCCTCAGAGAAGAACCTGTATGCTGATGTAGATGCCGCCTGGCAAGCCCTCCGGTCAAG GTATGGCATCCGTCCAGAGAGCGTCATCGTGTACGGCCAGAGCATTGGCACTGTGCCCTCAGTGGACCTGGCATCTCGCTATGAAAGTGCCGCAGTTGTCCTCCACTCCCCACTCACTTCAGGCATGAGAGTGGCCTTCCCCGACACCAAGAAAACCTACTGCTTTGACGCCTTCCCAAA CATCGACAAGATTTCCAAGGTAACGTCACCGGTGCTGGTGATCCACGGCACAGAGGACGAGGTCATCGACTTCTCCCACGGCCTGGCGCTGTATGAACGCTGTCAGCGCCCCGTGGAGCCGCTCTGGGTGGAGGGGGCCGGACACAACGATGTGGAGCTCTACGGACAGTACCTGGAGAGACTCAAACAGTTTGTCGCACACGAGCTCGTCAACTTGTAG